Proteins co-encoded in one uncultured Methanobrevibacter sp. genomic window:
- a CDS encoding sulfite exporter TauE/SafE family protein, which yields MDLLFYVVLLLVGGCFAGFMAGLLGIGGGIVITPIQYYLLTSMGCGPKTSLTITFATGLAVICVTMINSTRKHKQNNLIVKQHLKPMMALGFVGAILGAIISQYIDVAVLKILFGVICIVSTVFLVLIKSPTSLDNIKTEAGLFYSVAFACGLASGLIGPAGGAFIIPIFVAYFKYPITNTIGTTSALSIATTLAGVICYIVLGWGVQGLPDFSLGYVNLLQFVFLTITSIIVSGYAANLSKKINPTKLKALQVIVLYWLWGMCKGM from the coding sequence ATGGATTTACTATTTTATGTTGTTTTGCTGTTGGTTGGAGGTTGCTTTGCAGGTTTCATGGCAGGTCTTTTGGGGATTGGCGGTGGAATTGTTATCACTCCAATCCAATATTATCTTTTAACATCTATGGGATGTGGTCCTAAAACGTCCCTGACGATTACTTTTGCAACAGGGCTTGCTGTTATTTGCGTCACCATGATAAACAGTACCCGAAAGCATAAACAAAACAATCTAATAGTGAAACAACACCTAAAACCAATGATGGCCTTAGGTTTTGTAGGTGCTATTCTGGGCGCAATCATATCTCAGTACATTGATGTTGCGGTTTTAAAGATATTGTTTGGTGTAATATGTATAGTTTCAACAGTATTTTTAGTTTTAATAAAATCTCCCACATCTTTAGATAATATTAAAACTGAGGCAGGGTTATTTTACTCTGTTGCATTTGCATGTGGTCTTGCAAGCGGATTGATAGGTCCTGCAGGAGGGGCATTTATCATACCGATTTTTGTGGCATACTTCAAATATCCTATAACAAATACTATCGGAACAACTTCAGCATTAAGCATCGCAACCACACTTGCAGGGGTAATATGTTATATTGTTTTAGGTTGGGGTGTTCAAGGATTGCCTGATTTTTCATTAGGTTATGTCAACTTGCTTCAATTCGTATTTTTAACAATAACCAGCATTATTGTATCAGGATATGCTGCTAACCTATCTAAAAAGATTAATCCTACTAAATTAAAAGCACTGCAGGTAATCGTATTGTATTGGTTGTGGGGAATGTGCAAAGGCATGTGA
- a CDS encoding cobyrinic acid a,c-diamide synthase, with amino-acid sequence MKGKIFINGRGGCGKSTFISLIAKELSKDNKVLIIDMDEGNLGLNKMLNVDVADTSLMEYYGGRDKIMGEILKVGIKGMVLEKINLKDDAASDSIDILDNMKLSDLPDDYVTWKGNIGFIESGKINDPDEGCACPMGNLTRDFLNHIVLEDNEVILVDTSAGIEHIGRGVIESADKLISIVDPSGDAILLANKIGELSKEASKDYVVILNKIDENTRDLVLEQLDDNISVVGELEYNSMIAQSNLSQKEINLDEVESDIKEICAKI; translated from the coding sequence ATGAAAGGAAAAATATTTATCAATGGAAGGGGAGGATGTGGAAAAAGCACATTCATATCCTTAATCGCAAAAGAATTATCAAAGGACAATAAAGTTTTAATAATCGATATGGATGAGGGAAACCTTGGATTGAACAAAATGTTAAATGTTGATGTTGCAGACACTTCCTTAATGGAATATTATGGTGGAAGAGATAAAATTATGGGTGAGATTCTAAAAGTAGGAATTAAAGGAATGGTGCTCGAAAAAATCAACTTAAAAGATGATGCTGCATCTGATTCTATAGACATATTGGATAATATGAAATTATCCGATCTGCCTGATGATTATGTGACTTGGAAAGGCAATATTGGTTTTATTGAATCCGGAAAAATCAATGACCCTGATGAGGGATGCGCCTGCCCGATGGGAAATCTTACAAGAGACTTCCTAAACCATATAGTTTTGGAAGACAATGAAGTAATATTGGTAGACACTTCAGCGGGAATAGAACACATTGGAAGAGGGGTGATAGAATCTGCAGATAAGCTTATTTCAATAGTTGATCCATCAGGCGATGCAATCTTGCTTGCAAATAAGATAGGGGAATTATCAAAAGAGGCATCCAAGGATTATGTAGTAATATTAAATAAAATTGATGAAAATACCAGAGACCTGGTATTGGAACAACTGGATGATAACATATCTGTTGTTGGTGAACTTGAATATAATTCCATGATTGCTCAAAGCAATCTCTCCCAAAAGGAAATTAACCTCGACGAAGTCGAAAGTGATATTAAAGAAATCTGTGCAAAAATTTAA
- a CDS encoding 4Fe-4S dicluster domain-containing protein, which translates to MGCGECAKACDFNLIQTFDDYILMDIEKCRHCSKCVETCQNNVFTKSVIFKHFLYLLYYKIKKILG; encoded by the coding sequence ATTGGTTGTGGGGAATGTGCAAAGGCATGTGATTTTAATCTGATTCAAACATTTGATGATTATATTCTGATGGATATTGAAAAGTGCAGGCATTGTTCAAAATGTGTAGAAACTTGTCAAAACAATGTTTTTACAAAATCAGTTATTTTTAAACACTTTCTATATCTATTATATTATAAGATTAAAAAAATTTTAGGATAA
- a CDS encoding helix-turn-helix domain-containing protein, with the protein MTIKRKFDKLPPYCQFEKNLNIIKNKWTVYILRDMILGKKYFSDFKEDKPKLSNKILTQRLKELEENNIIEKNVEDNETSYYLTEKGHRLQNILYELAIFNLEEEYHGEELEKIKKEFEQLKYGRNQK; encoded by the coding sequence ATGACAATTAAAAGAAAATTTGATAAATTGCCCCCATACTGTCAGTTTGAAAAAAATCTGAATATAATCAAAAACAAATGGACAGTATACATTTTAAGGGACATGATTCTTGGGAAAAAATATTTCAGCGATTTCAAAGAGGACAAGCCTAAACTGTCCAATAAAATATTAACACAAAGACTTAAGGAACTGGAAGAAAACAACATCATCGAAAAAAACGTTGAAGATAATGAAACATCATATTACCTGACTGAAAAAGGTCACAGGCTTCAAAACATATTATATGAACTCGCCATTTTCAATCTTGAAGAAGAATATCATGGAGAGGAACTGGAAAAAATTAAAAAAGAATTTGAACAGTTAAAATATGGAAGAAACCAAAAATGA